In a genomic window of Plutella xylostella chromosome 16, ilPluXylo3.1, whole genome shotgun sequence:
- the LOC105384012 gene encoding protein NipSnap, whose amino-acid sequence MTALNRVLCLTSAIPKNARFISTSAVRLNADDGWLSKLLVRRIEPTKESHSRMLSDKEIVYALHTHNIRPDSVDKYLKNYKTSVEFVHSRKAELGCELVGSWTVSVGDMDQALHLWRYTGGFEKIDKAKQLFRENDDYRTLEKERGGLVRSRHLQYLLAFSFWPNGEPREPNNIYEIRSYSLKPGTMIEWGNNWARGLSYRQAQNEAFAGYFSQIGRLYNVHHIWCYKNLQARRETRESTWRNPGWDECVAYTVPLIREMHCRILEPTEFSPTQ is encoded by the exons ATGACTGCTCTAAATAGAGTGCTATGTTTAACGTCGGCGATTCCTAAAAATGCAAG GTTCATAAGTACAAGTGCGGTGAGATTGAACGCGGACGATGGCTGGCTATCGAAGTTGTTGGTGCGGCGGATAGAGCCCACCAAGGAGTCCCACAGCCGCATGCTGAGTGATAAGGAGATCGTATACGCGCTGCACACGCACAATATCCGGCCGGACTCCGTGGACAAATACCTGAAAAACTA CAAAACCTCTGTGGAGTTTGTGCACTCCCGCAAGGCGGAGCTTGGCTGTGAGCTGGTGGGGTCATGGACCGTGTCCGTGGGGGACATGGACCAGGCGCTGCACCTGTGGCGGTACACCGGCGGCTTCGAGAAGATTGACAAGGCCAAGCAGCTGTTTAGGGAAAATGAT GACTACCGCACGCTGGAGAAGGAGCGTGGGGGGCTGGTGCGCTCGCGGCACCTGCAGTACCTGCTGGCCTTCAGCTTCTGGCCCAACGGGGAGCCCCGGGAGCCCAACAACATCTACGAGATCAGATCTTACAG TCTGAAGCCGGGCACGATGATCGAGTGGGGTAACAACTGGGCGCGCGGGCTGTCGTACCGCCAGGCGCAGAACGAGGCCTTCGCCGGCTACTTCTCACAGATCGGACGGCTCTACAATGTGCACCATATTTGGt GCTACAAGAACCTGCAGGCGCGGCGCGAGACCCGCGAGAGCACGTGGCGCAACCCCGGCTGGGACGAGTGCGTGGCCTACACCGTGCCGCTCATCCGCGAGATGCACTGCCGCATCCTCGAGCCCACCGAGTTCTCGCCCACGCAGTAG